A region of Carassius auratus strain Wakin chromosome 23, ASM336829v1, whole genome shotgun sequence DNA encodes the following proteins:
- the tfcp2 gene encoding transcription factor CP2 isoform X2 yields the protein MAWALKLPLADEVIESGLVQDFDASLSGIGQELGAGAYSMSDVLALPIFKQEESNLPPESDNKILPFQYVLCAATSPAVKLHDETLTYLNQGQSYEIRMLDNRKMGELPEINGKMVKSIIRVVFHDRRLQYTEHQQLEGWRWNRPGDRILDLDIPMSVGVVDPRANPTQLNTVEFLWDPSKRTSVFIQVHCISTEFTMRKHGGEKGVPFRIQIDTFKENEAGEYTEHLHSASCQIKVFKPKGADRKQKTDREKMEKRAPQEKEKYQPSYETTILTECSPWPEITYVNNSPSPGFNSTHNSFPVNEGNGSPTHQPEPVAQLADNLLPTATPQEAQQWLHRNRFSPFCRLFTNFSGADLLKLTREDVIQICGPADGIRLFNALKGRVVRPRLTIYVCQESQQAREQHQKHENGDGSSNTFFVYHAIYLEELTAVELTEKLAQLFSISPRQISQIFKQGPTGIHVLVSDEMIQNFQDEMCFVLDTMKAETNDGYHIILK from the exons ATGGCTTGGGCTCTGAAACTCCCTCTGGCCGATGAGGTGATCGAGTCTGGTCTGGTCCAGGACTTTGATGCCAGTCTGTCAGGGATCGGGCAAGAGCTTGGAGCTGGTGCTTACAGCATGAG TGATGTGCTAGCGCTTCCCATCTTTAAACAGGAGGAGTCTAATTTACCTCCGGAAAGTGACAATAAGATTCTTCCCTTCCAGTATGTACTGTGTGCCGCCACCTCTCCTGCTGTCAAACTACATGATGAGACGCTCACCTACCTCAATCAAG GACAGTCTTATGAGATTCGAATGCTGGACAATCGGAAAATGGGGGAACTTCCTGAGATCAATGGGAAAATGGTGAAG AGCATCATCCGTGTTGTGTTTCATGATCGCCGCCTTCAGTACACTGAACACCAGCAGCTGGAGGGCTGGCGCTGGAACAGACCGGGAGACCGAATTCTTGATTTAG ATATCCCGATGTCGGTAGGGGTGGTTGATCCCAGGGCAAACCCTACACAGCTCAACACTGTGGAGTTCCTCTGGGACCCCTCGAAAAGGACCTCTGTGTTTATTCAG GTCCATTGTATAAGCACAGAGTTCACCATGCGTAAGCATGGAGGAGAGAAGGGAGTGCCGTTTCGTATTCAAATTGACACTTTCAAGGAGAATGAGGCCGGGGAGTACACTGAGCATCTGCACTCCGCCAGCTGCCAAATTAAAGTTTTTAAG CCTAAAGGTGCGGACAGAAAGCAGAAAACAGACCGAGAAAAAATGGAGAAACGAGCACCGCAGGAAAAGGAAAAATACCAGCCTTCATATGAAACCACCATTCTCACTGAG TGCTCTCCGTGGCCTGAGATTACATACGTCAACAATTCCCCATCACCGGGTTTCAACAGCACCCACAACAGCTTTCCTGTGAATGAAGG AAATGGTTCACCCACTCACCAGCCGGAGCCTGTGGCACAGTTAGCAgat AATCTGTTGCCAACGGCAACGCCACAGGAAGCACAGCAGTGGCTCCATAGAAACCGTTTTTCACCATTCTGCCGTCTCTTCACAAACTTCTCGG GGGCTGATCTGTTAAAACTGACCCGAGAGGATGTCATCCAGATCTGTGGACCCGCTGATGGTATTCGGCTATTTAATGCACTCAAAGGACG GGTGGTCCGTCCAAGGCTCACCATCTATGTGTGCCAGGAGTCCCAACAGGCGCGTGAACAGCACCAGAAGCATGAGAACGGAGACGGCTCTAGCAACACCTTCTTTG TGTATCATGCTATCTATCTGGAGGAGTTAACAGCTGTGGAACTGACTGAAAAGTTGGCTCAGCTCTTCAGCATCTCTCCACGGCAGATCAGTCAGATCTTCAAGCAAGGACCCACTGGTATCCATGTGTTAGTCAGTGATGAG
- the tfcp2 gene encoding transcription factor CP2 isoform X1, with protein sequence MAWALKLPLADEVIESGLVQDFDASLSGIGQELGAGAYSMSDVLALPIFKQEESNLPPESDNKILPFQYVLCAATSPAVKLHDETLTYLNQGQSYEIRMLDNRKMGELPEINGKMVKSIIRVVFHDRRLQYTEHQQLEGWRWNRPGDRILDLDIPMSVGVVDPRANPTQLNTVEFLWDPSKRTSVFIQVHCISTEFTMRKHGGEKGVPFRIQIDTFKENEAGEYTEHLHSASCQIKVFKPKGADRKQKTDREKMEKRAPQEKEKYQPSYETTILTECSPWPEITYVNNSPSPGFNSTHNSFPVNEGNGSPTHQPEPVAQLADLSCHLLTRDSESNQNLLPTATPQEAQQWLHRNRFSPFCRLFTNFSGADLLKLTREDVIQICGPADGIRLFNALKGRVVRPRLTIYVCQESQQAREQHQKHENGDGSSNTFFVYHAIYLEELTAVELTEKLAQLFSISPRQISQIFKQGPTGIHVLVSDEMIQNFQDEMCFVLDTMKAETNDGYHIILK encoded by the exons ATGGCTTGGGCTCTGAAACTCCCTCTGGCCGATGAGGTGATCGAGTCTGGTCTGGTCCAGGACTTTGATGCCAGTCTGTCAGGGATCGGGCAAGAGCTTGGAGCTGGTGCTTACAGCATGAG TGATGTGCTAGCGCTTCCCATCTTTAAACAGGAGGAGTCTAATTTACCTCCGGAAAGTGACAATAAGATTCTTCCCTTCCAGTATGTACTGTGTGCCGCCACCTCTCCTGCTGTCAAACTACATGATGAGACGCTCACCTACCTCAATCAAG GACAGTCTTATGAGATTCGAATGCTGGACAATCGGAAAATGGGGGAACTTCCTGAGATCAATGGGAAAATGGTGAAG AGCATCATCCGTGTTGTGTTTCATGATCGCCGCCTTCAGTACACTGAACACCAGCAGCTGGAGGGCTGGCGCTGGAACAGACCGGGAGACCGAATTCTTGATTTAG ATATCCCGATGTCGGTAGGGGTGGTTGATCCCAGGGCAAACCCTACACAGCTCAACACTGTGGAGTTCCTCTGGGACCCCTCGAAAAGGACCTCTGTGTTTATTCAG GTCCATTGTATAAGCACAGAGTTCACCATGCGTAAGCATGGAGGAGAGAAGGGAGTGCCGTTTCGTATTCAAATTGACACTTTCAAGGAGAATGAGGCCGGGGAGTACACTGAGCATCTGCACTCCGCCAGCTGCCAAATTAAAGTTTTTAAG CCTAAAGGTGCGGACAGAAAGCAGAAAACAGACCGAGAAAAAATGGAGAAACGAGCACCGCAGGAAAAGGAAAAATACCAGCCTTCATATGAAACCACCATTCTCACTGAG TGCTCTCCGTGGCCTGAGATTACATACGTCAACAATTCCCCATCACCGGGTTTCAACAGCACCCACAACAGCTTTCCTGTGAATGAAGG AAATGGTTCACCCACTCACCAGCCGGAGCCTGTGGCACAGTTAGCAgat TTGTCGTGCCACCTACTTACAAGAGACAGTGAAAGCAATCAG AATCTGTTGCCAACGGCAACGCCACAGGAAGCACAGCAGTGGCTCCATAGAAACCGTTTTTCACCATTCTGCCGTCTCTTCACAAACTTCTCGG GGGCTGATCTGTTAAAACTGACCCGAGAGGATGTCATCCAGATCTGTGGACCCGCTGATGGTATTCGGCTATTTAATGCACTCAAAGGACG GGTGGTCCGTCCAAGGCTCACCATCTATGTGTGCCAGGAGTCCCAACAGGCGCGTGAACAGCACCAGAAGCATGAGAACGGAGACGGCTCTAGCAACACCTTCTTTG TGTATCATGCTATCTATCTGGAGGAGTTAACAGCTGTGGAACTGACTGAAAAGTTGGCTCAGCTCTTCAGCATCTCTCCACGGCAGATCAGTCAGATCTTCAAGCAAGGACCCACTGGTATCCATGTGTTAGTCAGTGATGAG
- the pou6f1 gene encoding POU domain, class 6, transcription factor 1 isoform X1 has product MDTEDLPANNAPLTVNEQLLGSCTLKFPAQDNQVIVMSGQETIRVLEVEVDTALSSSGADGKLESGGEEAAVQTLVVAEEAPLDSPVTTSTTTAVSMEVSAPAVQTVVSKAPISVPSAQPQTSVPITVQACPQVLTQDGLASLMTGMLAQQGSLGQPLLIPLSMAGSVGGQGGLAVLTLPTATVATLPGLAAASPAGGLLKLPFAGLQAATVLNSVQTQLQSPAQAVLQPQVSALQPVQTTPATTASVVSEPSASVATLQTAGLSINPAIISAASLGAQPQFISSLTTTPIFTSALSNVAGLTGQLITNAQGQVIGTLPLLVNPSSLAGAAAASALPAQGLQLQTVSPQLFLNAQGQIIATIGNGPTAAAPSAASILPKATVPLTLTKTSTSGPVGKVAPSKVIIAPQPQVVKSVTSLTGAIACGDMPTVGQLVSKPQSAVNEEEAINLEEIREFAKNFKIRRLSLGLTQTQVGQALTAAEGPAYSQSAICRFEKLDITPKSAQKLKPVLERWLAEAELWNQKGQQNLIEFVGGEPSKKRKRRTSFTPQAIEVLNTYFEKNSLPTGQEITEIAKELNYDREVVRVWFCNRRQTLKNTSKINMFQV; this is encoded by the exons ATGGACACTGAGGATCTCCCTGCAAACAATGCGCCACTCACCGTCAATGAACAG CTTTTAGGTTCCTGCACTTTGAAATTCCCAGCACAAGACAACCAG GTCATTGTCATGTCAGGACAGGAGACCATCCGTGTGCTGGAGGTGGAGGTGGATACAGCCTTGTCCTCTTCAGGGGCTGATGGGAAGCTGGAGTCAGGGGGCGAGGAGGCTGCTGTTCAGACCCTGGTTGTAGCTGAGGAGGCTCCATTGGACAGTCCAGTAACCACAAGCACTACCACAGCTG TGTCTATGGAGGTCTCAGCACCTGCAGTACAGACCGTGGTCTCCAAAGCCCCCATCAGTGTGCCTTCAGCCCAGCCACAGACCAGCGTGCCCATCACTGTCCAGGCATGCCCACAG GTCCTGACTCAGGATGGTTTGGCCTCTCTGATGACTGGCATGCTTGCTCAGCAGGGTTCTCTGGGTCAGCCCCTGCTCATACCTCTGAGTATGGCTGGATCTGTGGGGGGTCAGGGGGGTCTGGCAGTGCTCACCTTACCCACCGCCACTGTCGCCACCCTCCCTGGTCTCGCTGCCGCCAGCCCTGCCGGAGGACTGCTCAAGCTGCCATTTGCAGGACTGCAAG cTGCTACTGTGTTGAACTCAGTCCAGACGCAGCTGCAGTCACCTGCGCAGGCAGTCCTGCAGCCCCAGGTGTCTGCTCTGCAGCCCGTGCAGACCACACCAGCCACCACTGCGTCTGTTGTGTCAGAGCCCAGTGCTTCGGTCGCTACACTTCAGACTGCAGGCCTGTCCATCAACCCAGCTATT ATAAGTGCAGCTTCTCTGGGAGCTCAGCCTCAGTTCATCAGCTCTCTCACGACAACTCCTATCTTCACCAGTGCCCTGTCTAATGTGGCAGGACTCACAGGTCAACTCATTACCAATGCACAGGGCCAG GTAATTGGCACACTTCCCCTGCTGGTCAACCCTTCATCCCTGGCTGGAGCTGCAGCAGCCTCTGCGTTACCTGCTCAAGGCCTGCAGCTCCAGACTGTGTCCCCACAGCTGTTCCTCAATGCCCAGGGCCAGATCATTGCTACAATAGGAAACGGTCCAACAGCTGCTGCCCCGTCAGCCGCCTCCATCCTCCCAAAAGCCACTGTGCCCTTGACACTCACCAAGACCAGCACATCG GGTCCTGTTGGGAAAGTGGCGCCATCTAAAGTCATTATTGCTCCCCAGCCGCAAGTGGTTAAATCAGTCACATCCCTCACCGGTGCCATCGCCTGTGGAGACATGCCTACCGTGGGGCAGCTTGTCAGCA aaCCACAGTCTGCTGTGAACGAAGAAGAGGCCATTAATCTGGAGGAGATCCGAGAGTTTGCCAAGAATTTTAAGATTCGACGGCTCTCTCTGGGGTTGACACAGACTCAAGTGGGTCAGGCTCTCACTGCTGCAGAGGGTCCTGCCTACAGTCAGTCAGCAATCTGCAG ATTTGAGAAGCTTGACATCACTCCTAAAAGTGCCCAGAAGTTGAAACCGGTGCTGGAGCGCTGGCTGGCAGAGGCTGAGCTCTGGAATCAGAAAGGTCAGCAGAACTTGATTGAGTTTGTGGGTGGAGAGCCCTCCAAGAAGCGCAAGCGGAGAACCAGCTTCACACCGCAGGCCATCGAGGTCCTCAACACTTACTTTGAGAAAAACTCCCTTCCCACTGGCCAAGAGATTACAGAGATCGCCAAGGAGCTGAATTACGATCGAGAGGTGGTTCGGGTCTGGTTTTGTAACCGTCGACAGACTCTGAAAAACACTAGCAAGATCAACATGTTTCAGGTCTAG
- the pou6f1 gene encoding POU domain, class 6, transcription factor 1 isoform X2 has protein sequence MYLKISSRPASCPICLLGSCTLKFPAQDNQVIVMSGQETIRVLEVEVDTALSSSGADGKLESGGEEAAVQTLVVAEEAPLDSPVTTSTTTAVSMEVSAPAVQTVVSKAPISVPSAQPQTSVPITVQACPQVLTQDGLASLMTGMLAQQGSLGQPLLIPLSMAGSVGGQGGLAVLTLPTATVATLPGLAAASPAGGLLKLPFAGLQAATVLNSVQTQLQSPAQAVLQPQVSALQPVQTTPATTASVVSEPSASVATLQTAGLSINPAIISAASLGAQPQFISSLTTTPIFTSALSNVAGLTGQLITNAQGQVIGTLPLLVNPSSLAGAAAASALPAQGLQLQTVSPQLFLNAQGQIIATIGNGPTAAAPSAASILPKATVPLTLTKTSTSGPVGKVAPSKVIIAPQPQVVKSVTSLTGAIACGDMPTVGQLVSKPQSAVNEEEAINLEEIREFAKNFKIRRLSLGLTQTQVGQALTAAEGPAYSQSAICRFEKLDITPKSAQKLKPVLERWLAEAELWNQKGQQNLIEFVGGEPSKKRKRRTSFTPQAIEVLNTYFEKNSLPTGQEITEIAKELNYDREVVRVWFCNRRQTLKNTSKINMFQV, from the exons ATGTACCTTAAAATATCATCACGTCCAGCCTCATGCCCCATATGT CTTTTAGGTTCCTGCACTTTGAAATTCCCAGCACAAGACAACCAG GTCATTGTCATGTCAGGACAGGAGACCATCCGTGTGCTGGAGGTGGAGGTGGATACAGCCTTGTCCTCTTCAGGGGCTGATGGGAAGCTGGAGTCAGGGGGCGAGGAGGCTGCTGTTCAGACCCTGGTTGTAGCTGAGGAGGCTCCATTGGACAGTCCAGTAACCACAAGCACTACCACAGCTG TGTCTATGGAGGTCTCAGCACCTGCAGTACAGACCGTGGTCTCCAAAGCCCCCATCAGTGTGCCTTCAGCCCAGCCACAGACCAGCGTGCCCATCACTGTCCAGGCATGCCCACAG GTCCTGACTCAGGATGGTTTGGCCTCTCTGATGACTGGCATGCTTGCTCAGCAGGGTTCTCTGGGTCAGCCCCTGCTCATACCTCTGAGTATGGCTGGATCTGTGGGGGGTCAGGGGGGTCTGGCAGTGCTCACCTTACCCACCGCCACTGTCGCCACCCTCCCTGGTCTCGCTGCCGCCAGCCCTGCCGGAGGACTGCTCAAGCTGCCATTTGCAGGACTGCAAG cTGCTACTGTGTTGAACTCAGTCCAGACGCAGCTGCAGTCACCTGCGCAGGCAGTCCTGCAGCCCCAGGTGTCTGCTCTGCAGCCCGTGCAGACCACACCAGCCACCACTGCGTCTGTTGTGTCAGAGCCCAGTGCTTCGGTCGCTACACTTCAGACTGCAGGCCTGTCCATCAACCCAGCTATT ATAAGTGCAGCTTCTCTGGGAGCTCAGCCTCAGTTCATCAGCTCTCTCACGACAACTCCTATCTTCACCAGTGCCCTGTCTAATGTGGCAGGACTCACAGGTCAACTCATTACCAATGCACAGGGCCAG GTAATTGGCACACTTCCCCTGCTGGTCAACCCTTCATCCCTGGCTGGAGCTGCAGCAGCCTCTGCGTTACCTGCTCAAGGCCTGCAGCTCCAGACTGTGTCCCCACAGCTGTTCCTCAATGCCCAGGGCCAGATCATTGCTACAATAGGAAACGGTCCAACAGCTGCTGCCCCGTCAGCCGCCTCCATCCTCCCAAAAGCCACTGTGCCCTTGACACTCACCAAGACCAGCACATCG GGTCCTGTTGGGAAAGTGGCGCCATCTAAAGTCATTATTGCTCCCCAGCCGCAAGTGGTTAAATCAGTCACATCCCTCACCGGTGCCATCGCCTGTGGAGACATGCCTACCGTGGGGCAGCTTGTCAGCA aaCCACAGTCTGCTGTGAACGAAGAAGAGGCCATTAATCTGGAGGAGATCCGAGAGTTTGCCAAGAATTTTAAGATTCGACGGCTCTCTCTGGGGTTGACACAGACTCAAGTGGGTCAGGCTCTCACTGCTGCAGAGGGTCCTGCCTACAGTCAGTCAGCAATCTGCAG ATTTGAGAAGCTTGACATCACTCCTAAAAGTGCCCAGAAGTTGAAACCGGTGCTGGAGCGCTGGCTGGCAGAGGCTGAGCTCTGGAATCAGAAAGGTCAGCAGAACTTGATTGAGTTTGTGGGTGGAGAGCCCTCCAAGAAGCGCAAGCGGAGAACCAGCTTCACACCGCAGGCCATCGAGGTCCTCAACACTTACTTTGAGAAAAACTCCCTTCCCACTGGCCAAGAGATTACAGAGATCGCCAAGGAGCTGAATTACGATCGAGAGGTGGTTCGGGTCTGGTTTTGTAACCGTCGACAGACTCTGAAAAACACTAGCAAGATCAACATGTTTCAGGTCTAG
- the pou6f1 gene encoding POU domain, class 6, transcription factor 1 isoform X3, which yields MDTEDLPANNAPLTVNEQVIVMSGQETIRVLEVEVDTALSSSGADGKLESGGEEAAVQTLVVAEEAPLDSPVTTSTTTAVSMEVSAPAVQTVVSKAPISVPSAQPQTSVPITVQACPQVLTQDGLASLMTGMLAQQGSLGQPLLIPLSMAGSVGGQGGLAVLTLPTATVATLPGLAAASPAGGLLKLPFAGLQAATVLNSVQTQLQSPAQAVLQPQVSALQPVQTTPATTASVVSEPSASVATLQTAGLSINPAIISAASLGAQPQFISSLTTTPIFTSALSNVAGLTGQLITNAQGQVIGTLPLLVNPSSLAGAAAASALPAQGLQLQTVSPQLFLNAQGQIIATIGNGPTAAAPSAASILPKATVPLTLTKTSTSGPVGKVAPSKVIIAPQPQVVKSVTSLTGAIACGDMPTVGQLVSKPQSAVNEEEAINLEEIREFAKNFKIRRLSLGLTQTQVGQALTAAEGPAYSQSAICRFEKLDITPKSAQKLKPVLERWLAEAELWNQKGQQNLIEFVGGEPSKKRKRRTSFTPQAIEVLNTYFEKNSLPTGQEITEIAKELNYDREVVRVWFCNRRQTLKNTSKINMFQV from the exons ATGGACACTGAGGATCTCCCTGCAAACAATGCGCCACTCACCGTCAATGAACAG GTCATTGTCATGTCAGGACAGGAGACCATCCGTGTGCTGGAGGTGGAGGTGGATACAGCCTTGTCCTCTTCAGGGGCTGATGGGAAGCTGGAGTCAGGGGGCGAGGAGGCTGCTGTTCAGACCCTGGTTGTAGCTGAGGAGGCTCCATTGGACAGTCCAGTAACCACAAGCACTACCACAGCTG TGTCTATGGAGGTCTCAGCACCTGCAGTACAGACCGTGGTCTCCAAAGCCCCCATCAGTGTGCCTTCAGCCCAGCCACAGACCAGCGTGCCCATCACTGTCCAGGCATGCCCACAG GTCCTGACTCAGGATGGTTTGGCCTCTCTGATGACTGGCATGCTTGCTCAGCAGGGTTCTCTGGGTCAGCCCCTGCTCATACCTCTGAGTATGGCTGGATCTGTGGGGGGTCAGGGGGGTCTGGCAGTGCTCACCTTACCCACCGCCACTGTCGCCACCCTCCCTGGTCTCGCTGCCGCCAGCCCTGCCGGAGGACTGCTCAAGCTGCCATTTGCAGGACTGCAAG cTGCTACTGTGTTGAACTCAGTCCAGACGCAGCTGCAGTCACCTGCGCAGGCAGTCCTGCAGCCCCAGGTGTCTGCTCTGCAGCCCGTGCAGACCACACCAGCCACCACTGCGTCTGTTGTGTCAGAGCCCAGTGCTTCGGTCGCTACACTTCAGACTGCAGGCCTGTCCATCAACCCAGCTATT ATAAGTGCAGCTTCTCTGGGAGCTCAGCCTCAGTTCATCAGCTCTCTCACGACAACTCCTATCTTCACCAGTGCCCTGTCTAATGTGGCAGGACTCACAGGTCAACTCATTACCAATGCACAGGGCCAG GTAATTGGCACACTTCCCCTGCTGGTCAACCCTTCATCCCTGGCTGGAGCTGCAGCAGCCTCTGCGTTACCTGCTCAAGGCCTGCAGCTCCAGACTGTGTCCCCACAGCTGTTCCTCAATGCCCAGGGCCAGATCATTGCTACAATAGGAAACGGTCCAACAGCTGCTGCCCCGTCAGCCGCCTCCATCCTCCCAAAAGCCACTGTGCCCTTGACACTCACCAAGACCAGCACATCG GGTCCTGTTGGGAAAGTGGCGCCATCTAAAGTCATTATTGCTCCCCAGCCGCAAGTGGTTAAATCAGTCACATCCCTCACCGGTGCCATCGCCTGTGGAGACATGCCTACCGTGGGGCAGCTTGTCAGCA aaCCACAGTCTGCTGTGAACGAAGAAGAGGCCATTAATCTGGAGGAGATCCGAGAGTTTGCCAAGAATTTTAAGATTCGACGGCTCTCTCTGGGGTTGACACAGACTCAAGTGGGTCAGGCTCTCACTGCTGCAGAGGGTCCTGCCTACAGTCAGTCAGCAATCTGCAG ATTTGAGAAGCTTGACATCACTCCTAAAAGTGCCCAGAAGTTGAAACCGGTGCTGGAGCGCTGGCTGGCAGAGGCTGAGCTCTGGAATCAGAAAGGTCAGCAGAACTTGATTGAGTTTGTGGGTGGAGAGCCCTCCAAGAAGCGCAAGCGGAGAACCAGCTTCACACCGCAGGCCATCGAGGTCCTCAACACTTACTTTGAGAAAAACTCCCTTCCCACTGGCCAAGAGATTACAGAGATCGCCAAGGAGCTGAATTACGATCGAGAGGTGGTTCGGGTCTGGTTTTGTAACCGTCGACAGACTCTGAAAAACACTAGCAAGATCAACATGTTTCAGGTCTAG